In Bernardetia litoralis DSM 6794, the genomic window ACCAAATTTTGCAAATGCTTCTAGTTCTCTAAATTGTGCTTGGTCTAATTTTAAAGTACCAGATACTTTTTTCATAGACTTAATCTGAGCCGAACCACCTACACGAGATACCGAAATACCTACGTTAATTGCTGGACGGATACCAGAGTTGAATAAGTTAGTTTCTAAGAATATCTGACCATCTGTAATAGAAATTACGTTAGTTGGGATATAGGCTGAAACGTCACCTGCTTGTGTTTCAATAATCGGAAGTGCTGTAAGCGACCCTCCACCTTTTACGATACCTGCTTTTTTCAAAGATTCAGGAATATCATTCATGCTTTGTGCAATTTTATCATCATTGATAACTTTTGCTGCACGTTCCAAAAGACGAGAGTGAAGATAAAATACATCACCTGGATATGCTTCACGCCCTGGAGGACGACGAAGTAAAAGAGAAACTTCACGATAAGCAACAGCTTGTTTTGACAAATCATCATACACTACAAGAGCAGGACGACCAGTATCACGGAAAAACTCTCCGATAGCTGCACCAGCAAATGGCGCAAAAAATTGCATTGGAGCAGGGTCAGCAGCCGAAGCTGAAACAATAACCGTGTAAGCCATAGCTCCATAACGCTCTAAAGAAGCAACGATACCAGCCACAGTAGAGGCTTTTTGACCGATAGCTACATAGATACAAAAAACAGGCTCTCCTTTGTCATAAAATTCTTTTTGATTGATAATTGCATCAATTGCGACAGCAGTTTTACCTGTCTGACGGTCACCAATGATAAGCTCACGCTGACCACGACCAATTGGAATCATTGCATCAATCGCCTTAACACCTGTTTGAAGAGGCTCTGTTACTGGCTCACGATAAACTACACCTGGTGCTTTACGCTCAAGTGGCATTTCATAAAGGTCGCCTGTAATAGGACCTTTTCCATCAATAGGGTTTCCAAGTGTATCAACTACACGCCCTACCATACCATCACCTACTTTTAGTGATGCAATACGTCCAGTAGTTTTGACAGAATCGCCTTCTCCTACGTTAGTATAATCTCCAAAGAGTACAGCTCCTACGTTATCTTCTTCAAGATTCAAGACCATTCCAGTCAAGCCATTATTGAATTCGATAAGCTCGCCAGCACGAGCATTTGAGAGTCCGTAAATACGAGCAACACCATCACCTACTTGAAGTACAGTTCCTACTTCTTGGAGTTGAGCGTCTGTTTTAGCGTTAGAGAGTTGTTCTCTTAGAATTGCTGAAACTTCATCAGGTCTGACCATTTATTCGTGATTTTAACAGTTACGATTGATTTTTATTTTTTTAATAGATTGCAAAGGTACAAAATTTTATTAATTCTTTGCTATCTCTGTATGTTCATTTCTTGAAAAACAAACTTTTATGCTTTCTTTAAAGGGTAATAATTTATTCAAATTAGCATCTCAAAAATAGTATAAATTAGTTTTGAGAAACAACCAAGATAATTATTGAGCGAAAGACTGTTCTATTTTTTGAAGGCGAGTTCTGACAGACTCATCAATTTGCTTTCCTTCAATATTTAATATAAAACCTCCTAAGAGAGTTTTGTCTATTTTTTCTGTAAGCTCTACACCTTGCTGCCCAGATATTTGACGTATTTTTTCTTTAAAAGAAGTACGCAAATCATCTGTAAGTTCAAAAGGTGTAATTATTTCTGCCATTTCAATTCCTTTTTTGGAATTATAAAGAACATGAAATTGTTTTGCTGTTTCAAAAAGGTCTGCTTCACGCCTTTTTTTTACAACAAGCGTAAAAAACTTTTTTGTCAAATCATTGCTATTTCCAAAAAGGGCATTCAAGATTGACAATTTTTTAGAAGGATTGATAATAGGACTTTTTAAAGAAACCTCTAAATCTCTACTTCCTTTAATAGTTTCTTTGATATTGACCATATCATTATGCACCTCTTCCAAAATAGAGTGTTCATTGGCTAAATCAAAAACTGACTTGGCATAACGAGAAGCAACACGAATATCTGACATAATACTTTTAATTAATAATTGAAAATGGATAATTGAAAACAAATAACAGATAATTGAAAATGATAACATATAGTCTATAATTATCAATTAACAAATTATCAATTTTCCATTGTTTTAATTTACTTTAATATCACTCAAATAATTTTCTACAAGTTGTTTTTGTGTTGAATCATCAGCTAATTGTTTTTTTACTAATTTTTCAGCAATTTGTAATGAAAGTTTTGCAACTTGATTTTTAACATCAGCCATAGCATTTTGCTTTTGTGAGTCAATTTCACGTTTTGCATCTTCCAAAATACGATTATATTCTTTTGTAGCATTTTCACGAGCGTCTTCTTCCATTTTAGAAGCCACAAGACGAGTTTCTTTCATCATTTGCTCACGCTCAATACGTCCTTCTTGACGAATTTTTTCAATTTCATTTTCCAAATCTGTCTTTGCCATACGAGCAGCTTCAGCAGCTTTGAGAGCTTCTTCAATAGAACGCTCACGAGTTTCTAAGGCATTTGTAATTGCAGGCCAAACAAATTTACCTAATACAACAACAAGTAAAATAAATATTAATCCTGTCCAAAGAATAAGACCAGCATTAGGCGTAATAAGAGGATTTAGTTCAAGGAGAAGCATAATTATAAAATATAGGTATAAATTAATTTCTTTTTTATAGTTTGTTGATTGCCCAAAGACAAGACAACAAGAAAGTTTTTATTTGTTGGGTATTCAAAAAAATCCCTACAATTAATGATAAGTTTCTTTTCGTATTTCTTCTAACTAGATATAAATTTAGAAAAGAAGTAGCAATGAATTATTCATTACTACTTCTTTTTTGATTAGTTACTTCCGATAAGGAAAGCAACAACAATAGCAAAAAGAGCAGCACCCTCAATAAGAGCTGATGCGATAATCATTGCAGTTTGGATTTGAGCTAATTTCTCAGGCTGACGAGCCATAGCATCCATAGCACGACTACCTACTTGACCAATACCAAGACCAGCACCCAAAACAGCTAAACCAGCAGCTAAACCACCACCAAGAGCTGAGTAAGAAGCTACAGCTTGTAATAACATTGCAATAATTGCGAACATAACATCTAAAATTTAAAGAGTATAAAAGAAATATATGATAATGGATTTTGATAATTAATTATTAATGACTAGCTCATTAATAATTGTTTTAATTATTTCTTTCCACTATGTTTGAATGAATACAGACATTTTAAATAAAACCTACCGT contains:
- the atpA gene encoding F0F1 ATP synthase subunit alpha, which translates into the protein MVRPDEVSAILREQLSNAKTDAQLQEVGTVLQVGDGVARIYGLSNARAGELIEFNNGLTGMVLNLEEDNVGAVLFGDYTNVGEGDSVKTTGRIASLKVGDGMVGRVVDTLGNPIDGKGPITGDLYEMPLERKAPGVVYREPVTEPLQTGVKAIDAMIPIGRGQRELIIGDRQTGKTAVAIDAIINQKEFYDKGEPVFCIYVAIGQKASTVAGIVASLERYGAMAYTVIVSASAADPAPMQFFAPFAGAAIGEFFRDTGRPALVVYDDLSKQAVAYREVSLLLRRPPGREAYPGDVFYLHSRLLERAAKVINDDKIAQSMNDIPESLKKAGIVKGGGSLTALPIIETQAGDVSAYIPTNVISITDGQIFLETNLFNSGIRPAINVGISVSRVGGSAQIKSMKKVSGTLKLDQAQFRELEAFAKFGSDLDAATKLVIERGRRNTEMLKQKQFSPVEVEKQVAIIYATTNGITDNVPTEKMKDYEQNYLSILEQNHRKTLDELRAGKYKPEQTDVLAKVAKEVAKTYIPADTKA
- the atpH gene encoding ATP synthase F1 subunit delta, which codes for MSDIRVASRYAKSVFDLANEHSILEEVHNDMVNIKETIKGSRDLEVSLKSPIINPSKKLSILNALFGNSNDLTKKFFTLVVKKRREADLFETAKQFHVLYNSKKGIEMAEIITPFELTDDLRTSFKEKIRQISGQQGVELTEKIDKTLLGGFILNIEGKQIDESVRTRLQKIEQSFAQ
- the atpF gene encoding F0F1 ATP synthase subunit B, with the protein product MLLLELNPLITPNAGLILWTGLIFILLVVVLGKFVWPAITNALETRERSIEEALKAAEAARMAKTDLENEIEKIRQEGRIEREQMMKETRLVASKMEEDARENATKEYNRILEDAKREIDSQKQNAMADVKNQVAKLSLQIAEKLVKKQLADDSTQKQLVENYLSDIKVN
- the atpE gene encoding ATP synthase F0 subunit C, producing MFAIIAMLLQAVASYSALGGGLAAGLAVLGAGLGIGQVGSRAMDAMARQPEKLAQIQTAMIIASALIEGAALFAIVVAFLIGSN